From a single Bacillus gobiensis genomic region:
- the pknB gene encoding Stk1 family PASTA domain-containing Ser/Thr kinase, translated as MLIGKRISGRYQVLRVIGGGGMANVYLAEDMILDREVAIKVLRFDFVNDNDFIRRFRREAQSATSLDHPNIVSIYDVGEEGDIYYIVMEYVEGMTLKEYIKVNGPLHPQEAAQIMEQIVSAMEHAHQNHIVHRDIKPHNILINHFGEVKVTDFGIAMALSSSTITHTNAVLGSVHYLSPEQARGGLATKKSDIYALGIVLFELVTGRMPFEGESAVSIALKHLQSDTPSAKRWNPLVPQSLENIILKAMAKDPFHRYNSAEEMEQDLRSAFDPERLNENRFTIPADDEMTKAIPVIKDSHVHSEETLVHGQKNQAQHSTEGEGANQKEDQKKPKKKKKKWPIVLLTIFLMLIASGVLAVFVYPSIFFPPDVEVPDVSGLEVDEANNILKDKGLVVAGDSFKIKDETIEAGKIVRTNPQTGTVVKEGSQIQLYESTGKETVQLDNLIGENIDRAKETLTRKGFQRIRTEEVNDDSEVGTIIDQAPSADSNVVPEDDEIVLTVSKGPEEIELRDLQTYSKQAAAAYLDDNGLKMAEKEAHSEDIAEGQVIEQKPAAGESVKPGDEIELTFSLGPEEKPIKTVTEEVDIPYEPATPGEELSVQISIDDAEHSISDPYETFTITEPAKRSIEFKIAPDQKGYYQVTINNRLVSSKTIEYPE; from the coding sequence GTGTTAATCGGAAAGCGAATCAGCGGACGTTACCAAGTTCTTCGCGTTATTGGCGGGGGCGGAATGGCGAATGTTTATTTGGCCGAGGACATGATACTTGATCGTGAGGTAGCGATAAAAGTTCTCCGGTTTGATTTTGTGAATGATAATGATTTTATCCGTCGGTTTCGAAGGGAAGCCCAATCTGCAACAAGTCTCGACCATCCGAATATCGTAAGCATTTATGATGTAGGTGAAGAGGGCGACATTTACTACATTGTTATGGAATATGTTGAAGGCATGACCTTAAAGGAATACATAAAAGTAAATGGACCGCTTCATCCGCAAGAAGCAGCCCAGATTATGGAACAGATTGTTTCTGCAATGGAGCATGCGCATCAAAACCATATCGTACACAGAGACATCAAACCCCATAACATATTAATTAATCATTTCGGTGAAGTAAAAGTAACCGATTTTGGAATTGCAATGGCTCTCAGCTCGAGTACTATCACCCATACCAATGCGGTTCTCGGATCTGTCCATTATTTGTCGCCGGAACAGGCAAGAGGCGGACTAGCTACAAAAAAATCGGATATCTATGCGCTCGGAATTGTTTTATTTGAGCTTGTGACAGGAAGGATGCCGTTTGAAGGTGAATCAGCCGTCAGCATAGCGTTAAAACATTTGCAATCCGATACGCCATCAGCAAAAAGGTGGAACCCTTTAGTCCCGCAAAGTCTGGAAAACATCATATTAAAAGCGATGGCGAAGGATCCTTTTCACCGATATAATTCTGCAGAAGAAATGGAACAGGACTTACGGTCGGCATTTGACCCGGAGCGGTTAAACGAAAATCGGTTTACGATCCCGGCAGATGATGAAATGACAAAAGCAATTCCTGTTATTAAAGATTCGCACGTTCATTCAGAAGAAACTCTAGTCCATGGACAAAAAAATCAAGCGCAGCATTCAACGGAAGGCGAAGGAGCCAATCAGAAAGAGGATCAGAAGAAACCTAAGAAAAAGAAGAAAAAATGGCCGATTGTTTTGCTGACAATTTTTCTCATGCTGATTGCATCAGGTGTACTCGCTGTCTTCGTATATCCTTCTATATTTTTCCCTCCGGATGTGGAGGTGCCGGATGTTTCCGGACTAGAAGTAGATGAAGCAAATAATATCCTTAAGGATAAAGGACTCGTAGTCGCGGGAGATTCGTTTAAAATTAAAGATGAAACGATTGAAGCCGGCAAGATCGTACGGACGAACCCGCAAACAGGCACCGTTGTCAAGGAAGGCAGCCAGATCCAGCTTTATGAAAGCACAGGGAAAGAAACTGTACAATTAGACAACCTAATCGGGGAAAATATAGATCGTGCAAAAGAAACTTTGACACGCAAAGGGTTTCAGCGTATCCGGACAGAAGAAGTCAATGATGATAGTGAAGTCGGTACGATCATCGACCAGGCTCCGTCTGCTGACAGCAATGTCGTTCCTGAAGATGACGAAATTGTCTTAACAGTCAGCAAGGGACCTGAAGAGATTGAATTGCGGGATTTGCAAACCTATTCCAAACAGGCGGCAGCTGCATATTTAGATGATAACGGTTTAAAAATGGCTGAGAAGGAAGCCCATTCAGAGGATATTGCAGAAGGACAGGTCATTGAGCAAAAGCCGGCCGCAGGGGAATCTGTGAAGCCGGGAGACGAAATTGAATTGACATTTTCCCTTGGACCAGAGGAAAAACCGATCAAAACAGTCACTGAGGAAGTAGACATACCTTATGAGCCGGCTACACCCGGTGAGGAATTGAGTGTACAGATATCGATTGACGATGCCGAGCATAGCATATCCGATCCATATGAAACGTTCACAATTACGGAGCCGGCCAAAAGATCTATCGAATTTAAAATCGCACCTGACCAAAAAGGGTATTATCAAGTGACAATTAACAATCGACTCGTCAGTTCGAAAACAATCGAATATCCTGAGTAA
- the rsgA gene encoding ribosome small subunit-dependent GTPase A — protein sequence MPEGKIIKALSGFYYVLDDKSESSNPQIVQCRGRGNFRKNKITPLVGDHVVYQADNDKEGYLLEIKKRDNELIRPPISNVDQAVLVCSAAKPTFSTALLDRFLVLVESNGIIPIVCITKMDLAEEPLKQQLNNIAEEYRNIGYSVYLTSTKDDTGILDVRRDFDNKITVFAGQSGVGKSSLLNAISPKLQLKTDDISSHLGRGKHTTRHVELLSIGGGLVADTPGFSSLEFTDLTLEELESAFLDIHDIGAGCKFRGCMHIKEPGCAVKESVEAHEIPSYRYNHYVEFFSEIKDRKPRY from the coding sequence ATGCCGGAGGGCAAAATTATTAAAGCGCTAAGCGGTTTTTATTATGTACTGGATGACAAATCAGAAAGCAGCAACCCTCAGATCGTTCAATGCAGGGGAAGAGGTAATTTCAGAAAAAACAAAATAACCCCTTTGGTGGGGGATCATGTTGTCTATCAAGCGGATAACGATAAAGAGGGTTATTTGCTTGAAATTAAAAAACGTGATAACGAACTAATCCGTCCGCCAATCAGCAACGTCGATCAGGCGGTGCTTGTATGTTCAGCTGCGAAACCAACATTTAGTACGGCACTCTTGGACCGTTTTTTAGTGCTGGTTGAGTCAAACGGCATTATCCCAATTGTCTGCATAACAAAGATGGATTTAGCCGAAGAACCATTGAAACAACAACTGAATAACATCGCTGAGGAGTATCGAAATATTGGCTATTCCGTTTATTTAACTTCGACCAAAGACGATACAGGTATACTTGATGTTAGAAGGGATTTCGACAATAAAATTACTGTTTTTGCAGGACAGTCGGGTGTTGGCAAGTCTTCGCTGTTAAATGCGATTAGCCCGAAGCTGCAATTGAAAACAGATGACATATCTTCTCATCTTGGAAGGGGAAAGCATACGACGCGGCACGTGGAGTTATTAAGCATTGGCGGCGGACTTGTCGCTGACACTCCTGGGTTTAGCTCATTGGAATTTACAGATCTGACGCTAGAAGAACTTGAATCTGCATTTTTAGACATTCATGACATTGGAGCCGGCTGCAAGTTCAGAGGATGCATGCATATAAAAGAGCCGGGTTGTGCTGTAAAAGAATCTGTCGAAGCGCATGAAATTCCTTCTTATCGATACAATCATTATGTGGAGTTTTTCTCAGAAATAAAAGATAGAAAGCCGAGGTATTAA
- the rpe gene encoding ribulose-phosphate 3-epimerase — MTKIAPSILSANFAKLADEIIDVEKGGADYIHVDVMDGHFVPNITIGPLIVEAIRPVTQLPLDVHLMIENPDQYIPAFSKAGADILSVHVEACPHLHRTIQLIKDNGVKPGVVINPHTPVQSIQHVIAEVDLVLLMTVNPGFGGQSFIPDVLSKISEVAHLAEKIGKKDLLIEVDGGVNVETAKSCVDAGANLLVAGSAVFNQNDRKKAIETIKKSLNA, encoded by the coding sequence ATGACAAAAATAGCACCTTCCATCCTATCCGCGAATTTTGCAAAATTGGCTGATGAAATTATTGATGTAGAAAAAGGAGGGGCGGATTATATTCATGTCGATGTAATGGACGGGCATTTTGTTCCAAACATTACAATCGGCCCATTAATTGTTGAGGCAATCCGACCTGTCACACAGCTTCCGTTAGATGTTCATTTGATGATCGAGAATCCAGATCAGTACATCCCAGCATTTTCGAAAGCGGGTGCTGATATTTTGTCCGTTCATGTAGAGGCTTGCCCTCACCTTCACAGAACAATCCAGCTTATTAAAGACAATGGGGTAAAGCCGGGCGTTGTAATTAACCCGCACACGCCAGTCCAAAGCATCCAACACGTGATTGCCGAGGTTGATTTGGTGCTATTAATGACAGTAAATCCCGGTTTCGGAGGACAGTCGTTTATTCCGGATGTATTATCAAAAATTTCCGAGGTCGCTCACCTTGCTGAGAAAATAGGAAAAAAGGATTTGTTAATTGAAGTAGATGGTGGAGTAAACGTTGAAACTGCCAAGTCATGCGTAGATGCTGGAGCGAACCTTTTAGTAGCCGGTTCAGCAGTTTTTAATCAAAATGATCGTAAAAAAGCGATTGAGACAATTAAGAAATCGTTGAATGCTTAG
- a CDS encoding thiamine diphosphokinase, producing the protein MQRVCIVAGGPENLLPDLREYDEKGTQWAGVDKGTVYLVNSGIMPQEAFGDFDSITLVEKDIIERKASHIHIYQREKDQTDLEIAVDWALSQSPKELLLFGITGGRMDHALVNIQLLCKSINTKTQMVLIDKQNRIQMFSPGSYTVEKDSAKKYISFLPFSEKVRGLTLEGFKYSLDNMHIEPGSTLCISNELNFSIGTFSFTNGILIMVRSSD; encoded by the coding sequence GTGCAGAGAGTTTGCATTGTTGCCGGTGGTCCAGAAAATCTGCTCCCGGATTTAAGAGAATACGATGAAAAAGGCACTCAATGGGCGGGTGTAGACAAAGGAACAGTTTATTTAGTAAATAGCGGGATCATGCCGCAAGAAGCCTTTGGCGATTTTGACAGTATTACACTTGTTGAAAAGGATATCATCGAAAGAAAAGCAAGTCATATTCATATTTACCAAAGAGAGAAAGACCAAACTGATCTTGAAATTGCTGTCGACTGGGCTTTAAGCCAATCGCCAAAGGAGCTGCTGTTGTTTGGAATTACCGGCGGGCGGATGGATCATGCGTTAGTAAATATTCAGCTATTATGTAAAAGTATAAATACCAAAACTCAGATGGTGCTCATCGATAAACAAAATCGGATCCAAATGTTTTCCCCGGGCAGCTACACTGTAGAAAAAGACTCGGCAAAAAAATATATTTCATTTCTCCCTTTTTCCGAAAAAGTACGGGGATTAACCCTTGAAGGCTTTAAATATTCTTTGGATAACATGCATATTGAGCCTGGTTCCACACTATGTATTAGTAACGAGCTGAATTTTTCAATAGGTACTTTTTCCTTTACTAATGGCATATTAATAATGGTAAGGAGTTCTGACTAA
- the spoVM gene encoding stage V sporulation protein SpoVM: protein MKFYTIKLPKFIGGIVRAMLGTFRKE from the coding sequence ATGAAATTTTATACCATTAAGCTGCCTAAGTTTATCGGTGGAATCGTTCGGGCGATGCTTGGCACTTTTAGAAAAGAATAA
- the rpmB gene encoding 50S ribosomal protein L28: protein MARKCVITGKKTHAGNSRSHAMNASKRTWGANLQKVRILVNGKPKKVYVSARALKSGKIERV from the coding sequence ATGGCACGCAAATGTGTGATTACAGGTAAAAAAACTCACGCTGGAAATTCTAGATCTCACGCAATGAATGCATCAAAACGTACGTGGGGAGCGAACCTTCAAAAAGTTCGTATTTTGGTTAACGGAAAGCCAAAAAAAGTGTATGTATCTGCTAGAGCTTTGAAATCCGGAAAAATTGAACGGGTATAA
- a CDS encoding Asp23/Gls24 family envelope stress response protein → MSIELQTKYGQIDISNEVIGMVAGGAAIDCYGIVGMASKNQIKDGLTEILRKENFSKGVLVRQENDRLHIDMYIIVSYGTKISEVAHNVQNKVKYTLDHTVGLAADSVNIYVQGVRVTNP, encoded by the coding sequence GTGTCCATTGAATTACAGACAAAATACGGACAAATTGATATTTCGAATGAGGTAATTGGAATGGTTGCCGGAGGAGCCGCGATTGATTGTTACGGAATCGTGGGAATGGCTTCTAAAAATCAAATTAAAGATGGACTCACAGAGATTCTTCGTAAAGAAAACTTTAGCAAAGGAGTCCTCGTAAGGCAAGAAAATGACCGGCTACATATCGATATGTACATCATTGTCAGCTATGGGACAAAAATATCTGAGGTAGCACATAATGTACAGAATAAAGTTAAATACACGTTAGACCATACAGTAGGGTTAGCGGCAGACTCTGTTAATATATATGTACAGGGAGTACGAGTGACGAACCCGTAG
- a CDS encoding DAK2 domain-containing protein has protein sequence MAIERLDGKAFADMILSGAHNLSQNADVVDALNVFPVPDGDTGTNMNLSMTSGAKEVEMTDSDHIGQVAKNLSKGLLMGARGNSGVILSQLFRGFGKSIEQEQTIDSVQFARAFQAGVDTAYKAVMKPVEGTILTVAKDAAKKAISEAENEKDIIKIMETVAAEASSSLKRTPDLLPVLKEVGVVDSGGQGLVYVYQGFLASLKGEKLLKSDASLPSLGDLVKAEHHKSAQSHMNTEDIEFGYCTEFMVKLEDEKEPFNEEKFREDLSQFGDSLLVIADESLAKVHIHAEHPGEALNYGQTYGSLVNIKIENMREQHTSLLNKQTERTSRKEKNEYGIVTVAMGDGITELFKSLGASSVIEGGQTMNPSTEDILEAVKQANAKTVYILPNNSNIVMAANQAASVLEEKVFVIPTKNVPQGMSALLAFNPDTGPADNENRMNEAINHVKAGQVTYSVRDTQIDGHQIKKDDYMGIMDGKIVATAENHLEAAKSLLEKMIDGDDEIVTIIVGQDVAENETEDLASFANSRFEEMEVEIHHGNQPLYSYIIAVE, from the coding sequence GTGGCAATTGAAAGACTTGATGGGAAAGCATTTGCGGACATGATTTTATCCGGCGCGCACAATCTTTCACAAAACGCCGATGTTGTGGATGCATTGAATGTATTCCCAGTGCCGGATGGCGATACGGGCACAAATATGAATTTATCAATGACTTCAGGTGCAAAAGAAGTAGAAATGACAGATTCCGATCATATCGGCCAAGTAGCCAAAAACCTGTCCAAAGGATTGCTGATGGGTGCGCGCGGAAATTCTGGAGTCATTCTTTCTCAGCTATTTAGAGGGTTTGGTAAATCAATAGAACAAGAGCAAACGATTGATTCGGTCCAATTTGCCAGAGCGTTTCAAGCAGGAGTCGACACAGCCTATAAAGCAGTGATGAAGCCTGTCGAAGGAACAATACTAACTGTAGCGAAAGATGCAGCCAAGAAAGCGATTTCAGAAGCGGAAAACGAGAAGGATATTATTAAAATCATGGAGACGGTAGCGGCAGAAGCTTCAAGCTCTTTAAAACGCACCCCCGATCTGCTTCCGGTCTTAAAGGAAGTCGGGGTTGTGGACAGCGGCGGTCAAGGCCTGGTGTATGTCTACCAAGGATTTTTGGCTTCTTTAAAGGGAGAAAAGCTTTTAAAGAGTGACGCATCTCTTCCTTCCTTAGGAGATCTTGTTAAGGCTGAGCACCATAAAAGCGCGCAAAGCCATATGAACACTGAAGATATTGAGTTTGGCTATTGTACTGAGTTCATGGTGAAATTGGAAGATGAAAAAGAGCCATTCAACGAAGAAAAATTTCGTGAAGACTTAAGCCAATTTGGTGATTCATTGCTTGTCATTGCAGATGAAAGCCTGGCAAAGGTTCACATTCATGCAGAGCACCCGGGGGAAGCACTCAATTATGGGCAAACATACGGGAGTTTGGTCAATATTAAAATAGAAAACATGAGAGAACAACACACAAGCCTCTTAAACAAACAAACAGAACGGACTTCGAGGAAGGAAAAAAACGAATATGGCATCGTAACAGTTGCCATGGGAGATGGGATAACCGAACTCTTTAAAAGCTTGGGAGCTTCTTCTGTCATTGAAGGCGGGCAAACGATGAACCCGAGTACTGAGGATATTCTCGAAGCTGTTAAGCAGGCAAACGCAAAAACAGTATATATTCTGCCGAATAATTCGAATATAGTAATGGCTGCTAATCAGGCTGCCAGCGTGCTGGAGGAGAAAGTTTTCGTTATTCCGACAAAAAATGTGCCTCAAGGAATGTCTGCCTTGCTTGCATTCAATCCCGACACCGGACCGGCTGACAATGAAAATAGAATGAACGAGGCTATCAATCATGTGAAAGCCGGTCAAGTCACCTATTCGGTAAGAGATACTCAGATAGATGGCCATCAAATTAAAAAAGATGACTACATGGGTATTATGGACGGGAAGATTGTGGCGACAGCAGAAAATCATTTAGAAGCGGCCAAGAGCCTATTGGAAAAAATGATTGACGGTGACGACGAAATTGTCACCATCATTGTAGGGCAGGATGTCGCGGAGAATGAAACAGAAGATTTGGCTTCATTTGCAAACAGCAGGTTTGAGGAGATGGAAGTTGAAATTCATCATGGAAATCAGCCGCTATACTCCTACATTATTGCGGTCGAATAA
- the recG gene encoding ATP-dependent DNA helicase RecG: protein MKKNLQDPISVIKGIGEETAKVLNELGIYTVSDLLNYFPYRYEDYEARNLEEVKHDENVTVEGKVHSEPSLTYYGKKRSRLTFRLLTENFLITVICFNRPYLKKKLELNALVSVSGKWDKNRQAVTMNELKIGTYDSDGTIEPIYSVKERVTVKMMRRYIQEALNQYANDVQDPLPNRLRTTYKLPDYKDALTIIHAPKDRESLKHARRRFIYEEFLLFQLKMQAFRKIQRERSIGIQHQLRKTDLDPFINRLPYSLTEAQSKSLNEIIGDMASPHTMNRLLQGDVGSGKTAVAAIALYGACVSGYQGAMMVPTEILAEQHADSLHAMFEQHQIQIGLLTSSVKGKARKELLERLKSGEIQILVGTHAVIQVEVEFKQLGLVITDEQHRFGVEQRKKLKSKGKDPDVLFMTATPIPRTLAITVYGEMDVSVIDELPAGRKKIETYWVKHDMLERIIAFVEKELRKGRQAYVVCPLIEESEKLDVQNALDVHSMLTHALNGRWKVGLMHGKLPADEKEQIMRSFSGNECHILVSTTVIEVGVNVPNASIMVIYDADRFGLSQLHQLRGRVGRGDNQSFCILMADPKSETGKERMRIMTETTDGFKLSEKDLELRGPGDFFGRKQSGLPDFKVADMVHDYRALETARRDAAELISSNTFWTEQEYSALRIYLENSGALKGEKLS, encoded by the coding sequence GTGAAAAAGAATCTGCAGGATCCTATCTCCGTAATTAAAGGAATTGGGGAAGAAACCGCAAAAGTATTAAATGAGCTTGGAATCTATACCGTTTCCGATCTTTTGAACTATTTTCCTTATCGTTATGAAGATTATGAGGCTCGGAATCTTGAAGAAGTAAAGCATGATGAAAACGTTACAGTTGAAGGGAAGGTTCACAGCGAGCCTTCTCTTACCTATTACGGAAAAAAACGGTCGCGCCTTACCTTCAGGCTGCTGACGGAAAACTTCCTAATAACGGTGATCTGTTTTAATCGGCCTTATTTGAAGAAAAAACTGGAGCTTAACGCATTAGTATCGGTTTCAGGGAAGTGGGATAAAAACAGGCAAGCTGTCACGATGAACGAGCTGAAAATCGGTACATACGATTCGGATGGCACAATAGAGCCCATCTATTCGGTAAAAGAAAGAGTTACCGTGAAAATGATGAGACGATACATTCAGGAAGCATTGAACCAATATGCTAATGATGTACAGGATCCATTGCCGAACCGATTGAGGACGACATACAAGCTGCCTGATTATAAGGATGCGCTTACTATTATACACGCGCCGAAAGATCGAGAGTCTTTGAAACATGCGCGCCGCCGTTTTATTTATGAAGAATTTCTTCTCTTCCAATTAAAAATGCAAGCTTTCCGAAAAATTCAAAGAGAACGCTCAATAGGAATCCAGCATCAGCTTAGGAAAACTGATCTAGATCCGTTTATTAATAGACTGCCTTATTCCCTTACAGAAGCCCAATCGAAATCGTTAAACGAAATTATTGGTGATATGGCATCACCGCATACGATGAATCGACTGTTGCAGGGAGACGTCGGCTCTGGCAAAACAGCTGTGGCTGCCATTGCATTATACGGTGCATGTGTTTCGGGGTATCAGGGTGCAATGATGGTTCCGACTGAAATCCTTGCTGAGCAGCATGCCGATTCCTTGCATGCCATGTTTGAACAACATCAAATTCAGATCGGCCTGTTGACTAGTTCTGTAAAGGGCAAAGCGAGAAAAGAGCTGCTTGAACGTTTAAAAAGCGGTGAGATTCAAATTCTCGTCGGTACGCACGCTGTCATTCAAGTAGAAGTGGAATTCAAGCAGCTCGGCCTCGTCATCACGGATGAACAGCACCGATTTGGCGTCGAGCAAAGAAAAAAACTAAAAAGCAAAGGCAAGGATCCGGACGTACTGTTTATGACGGCGACACCTATTCCGAGGACGCTGGCGATTACTGTCTACGGTGAAATGGATGTTTCTGTCATTGATGAGCTTCCAGCCGGACGAAAAAAAATTGAAACATACTGGGTAAAGCACGATATGTTGGAAAGAATCATTGCTTTTGTTGAAAAAGAGCTTCGCAAAGGGAGGCAAGCTTATGTCGTTTGCCCTTTAATCGAAGAGTCTGAAAAACTGGATGTCCAGAACGCACTTGACGTTCATAGTATGCTCACTCATGCGCTTAACGGCCGATGGAAGGTAGGGCTTATGCATGGAAAGCTGCCTGCAGATGAAAAAGAACAGATCATGAGAAGCTTCAGCGGAAATGAATGCCACATCTTAGTATCTACGACGGTCATAGAGGTAGGGGTCAATGTGCCAAACGCCTCCATTATGGTCATTTATGATGCCGACCGCTTCGGATTATCCCAGCTGCACCAGCTAAGAGGGCGGGTAGGAAGGGGAGATAATCAGTCCTTCTGTATTTTAATGGCTGATCCCAAATCTGAAACAGGCAAAGAACGGATGAGAATAATGACCGAAACGACAGATGGCTTTAAGCTGTCCGAAAAAGATTTGGAGCTGCGCGGACCGGGGGATTTTTTTGGCAGAAAACAAAGCGGGCTTCCTGATTTCAAAGTTGCCGATATGGTTCATGACTACCGCGCCCTTGAAACGGCAAGGCGAGATGCAGCCGAACTCATATCCTCGAACACTTTTTGGACGGAGCAAGAATATTCAGCACTTAGGATTTATTTAGAGAACAGCGGGGCGCTAAAAGGTGAAAAGCTCAGTTGA
- the fapR gene encoding transcription factor FapR — MRKNKKERQELLQQTIRSTPFITDEELAEKFEVSIQTIRLDRLELSIPELRERIKSVAEQTLQDEVKSLPIDEVIGEIVDLNLDEQAISILEIKDEHVFSRNQIARGHHLFAQANSLAVAVIDDELALTAKASIRFSRQVKQGERVVAKAKVMNLDKPKGWTAVAVNSYVSEELVFSGTFEMYRSKQT; from the coding sequence ATGAGAAAAAATAAAAAAGAACGCCAGGAACTGCTTCAGCAAACCATACGGTCGACACCATTCATAACAGATGAAGAGCTTGCAGAGAAATTTGAAGTCAGCATACAGACGATAAGATTAGACCGATTGGAGCTTTCCATTCCTGAGCTTAGAGAACGAATTAAATCAGTTGCTGAACAAACGCTCCAGGACGAGGTGAAATCCCTGCCGATCGATGAAGTGATCGGTGAAATTGTTGATTTAAATCTGGATGAGCAGGCGATATCAATTTTAGAGATAAAAGATGAGCACGTGTTCAGCCGCAACCAAATCGCAAGGGGGCATCATTTATTTGCCCAAGCAAATTCGCTGGCAGTTGCTGTCATAGATGATGAGCTTGCCCTTACTGCAAAAGCGAGCATCCGATTTTCCAGGCAGGTTAAGCAGGGAGAACGGGTCGTAGCGAAAGCAAAAGTTATGAATTTGGATAAACCAAAAGGGTGGACTGCAGTCGCAGTAAACAGCTACGTTTCAGAAGAACTTGTATTTTCAGGCACCTTTGAAATGTATCGCTCAAAACAAACGTAA
- the plsX gene encoding phosphate acyltransferase PlsX — MRIAVDAMGGDNAPDAVIEGVTKGIQAFKDLEITLVGDKQTIESKLTSTERLTILHADEVIEATDEPVRAVRRKKNSSMVLMAKEVAEKRADACISAGNTGALMTAGLFIVGRIDGIDRPALAPTLPTINAEGFLLLDVGANVDAKPEHLLQYAMMGSVYAERVMTIKKPRVGLLNVGTEDKKGNELTKGAFTLLKESDLHFIGNVESRDMLGGVADVIVTDGFTGNVALKTVEGTALSLFQMLKSSLTSSVSAKLAAAVLKPKLLEMRKKMDYSEYGGAGLFGLKAPVIKAHGSSNSDAVYHAIRQAREMVSQNVTSFITEGISKKDN, encoded by the coding sequence ATGAGAATTGCAGTAGACGCAATGGGAGGAGACAATGCTCCTGATGCAGTCATCGAAGGTGTGACGAAAGGGATTCAAGCATTTAAGGATCTTGAAATTACACTTGTGGGCGATAAACAAACGATTGAAAGCAAATTAACTTCCACAGAACGATTGACGATTCTTCATGCAGATGAAGTGATAGAAGCCACGGATGAGCCGGTGCGCGCGGTGAGAAGAAAGAAGAATTCTTCTATGGTCCTCATGGCGAAGGAAGTAGCCGAGAAGCGGGCAGATGCATGCATCTCCGCAGGAAATACGGGAGCGCTTATGACAGCTGGTTTGTTTATCGTTGGCCGAATTGACGGAATCGACCGCCCGGCTCTTGCTCCTACTTTGCCAACGATAAATGCAGAAGGATTTTTGCTTTTGGATGTTGGGGCAAACGTAGACGCGAAGCCTGAGCATCTCCTGCAATATGCAATGATGGGATCCGTGTATGCAGAACGGGTAATGACGATCAAAAAGCCGCGGGTCGGCCTTCTGAATGTCGGAACTGAGGATAAAAAAGGGAACGAATTAACGAAGGGTGCCTTTACGCTTTTAAAAGAGTCCGATCTTCATTTCATAGGCAACGTTGAATCTAGAGATATGCTTGGAGGCGTGGCTGACGTCATTGTGACTGACGGATTTACAGGGAATGTCGCCTTGAAAACAGTGGAAGGCACTGCTCTTTCATTGTTTCAAATGCTAAAATCTTCTCTTACATCAAGCGTTAGTGCAAAGCTGGCAGCCGCTGTTCTAAAACCAAAGCTATTAGAGATGAGAAAAAAAATGGATTACTCTGAATATGGGGGAGCGGGACTCTTTGGTTTAAAAGCGCCGGTCATCAAGGCTCACGGGTCTTCTAATTCAGATGCGGTATACCATGCGATCCGGCAGGCGAGAGAAATGGTCAGCCAAAACGTAACATCCTTTATTACTGAAGGCATTAGCAAGAAAGATAATTAA